From Chryseobacterium sp. IHB B 17019, one genomic window encodes:
- a CDS encoding glycoside hydrolase family 43 protein yields MKTKNILNILSITVFSIASNYLNAQEKNYVSEVWTADQGKNYRNPILYADYSDPDAIRVGEDYYMTASSFNEAPGLPILHSKDMVNWKLVNYALPDVLPHEYFSTPKRGDGVWAPSIRFHKGEFYIYWGDPDFGIYMVKTKDPLGTWEKPVLVMEGKGLIDSCPFWDDDGNAYLVHGWAGSRAGVKSLLSVNKMNPEGTKVLDKGVHIFDGHDAHPTVEGPKFYKRNGYYYIFAPAGGVATGWQLVLRSKNIYGPYEEKIVLEQGSTKINGPHQGAWVDTPSGEDWFYHFQDVDAYGRIVHLQPMKWEKDWPIIGIDLNKNGIGEPVLTYKKPNVGQSYPIVTPPETDEFDGEKLGIQWQWSANENIVWSSKLPGQKFLRLFSMKASEGEKNLWNIPNLLTQKFPAPNFTASTKVKLIPEDAKEGKTAGLLVMGLDHESIVITNKPDGFYLQLRRAEKADKGGEEKVLFETKLKGNEAYLKVNVNEPNGLCQFSYSENGKNFIKVGDVFQAKPGKWIGAKVGLYSISTAKAPRGGYADFDWFRITKN; encoded by the coding sequence ATGAAGACAAAAAATATTTTAAATATACTTTCAATCACAGTTTTTTCTATTGCATCAAATTATTTGAATGCGCAGGAAAAGAATTATGTTTCTGAAGTCTGGACAGCAGATCAGGGAAAAAATTACAGAAATCCCATTTTATATGCAGATTATTCTGATCCCGATGCCATTCGTGTCGGTGAAGATTATTATATGACGGCTTCAAGTTTCAATGAGGCTCCGGGATTACCTATTCTCCATTCAAAAGATATGGTTAATTGGAAATTAGTAAATTATGCACTCCCGGATGTTCTTCCACACGAATATTTTTCAACTCCCAAAAGAGGCGATGGAGTCTGGGCGCCGAGTATCCGATTCCACAAAGGTGAGTTTTATATTTATTGGGGCGATCCCGATTTCGGAATCTATATGGTGAAAACCAAAGATCCGCTGGGAACCTGGGAAAAGCCTGTTTTGGTGATGGAAGGAAAAGGTTTGATTGATTCATGCCCGTTTTGGGATGATGACGGAAATGCGTATTTAGTTCATGGTTGGGCAGGAAGCCGCGCAGGAGTGAAAAGTTTACTTTCAGTGAATAAAATGAATCCGGAAGGCACCAAAGTCTTGGATAAAGGCGTTCATATTTTTGACGGCCACGATGCACATCCAACCGTTGAAGGCCCAAAATTTTATAAAAGAAACGGCTATTACTACATTTTTGCTCCTGCAGGCGGAGTGGCAACAGGTTGGCAATTGGTATTAAGATCAAAAAATATTTATGGTCCTTACGAAGAAAAAATTGTTTTAGAACAAGGTTCTACAAAAATCAACGGGCCACACCAGGGAGCCTGGGTTGATACGCCTTCAGGTGAAGATTGGTTTTACCATTTCCAGGATGTTGATGCTTATGGAAGAATTGTTCATCTTCAGCCAATGAAATGGGAAAAAGACTGGCCAATCATAGGAATCGATCTTAATAAAAATGGAATCGGTGAACCGGTTTTAACCTATAAAAAGCCAAACGTTGGGCAATCCTACCCTATCGTAACTCCACCTGAAACAGATGAATTTGATGGAGAAAAATTAGGCATTCAATGGCAATGGAGCGCAAACGAGAATATCGTTTGGTCTTCAAAATTGCCAGGCCAGAAATTTTTAAGATTATTTTCGATGAAAGCGTCTGAAGGGGAAAAAAATCTGTGGAACATTCCTAATTTATTAACTCAAAAATTCCCAGCTCCGAATTTTACAGCTTCCACAAAGGTTAAATTAATTCCCGAAGATGCCAAAGAAGGAAAAACAGCAGGACTTTTGGTGATGGGATTAGATCATGAATCCATTGTAATTACCAACAAACCGGACGGATTTTATTTACAGTTAAGAAGAGCCGAAAAAGCTGATAAAGGCGGTGAAGAAAAGGTTTTATTTGAAACAAAATTAAAAGGTAATGAAGCTTATTTAAAAGTAAATGTGAACGAACCGAATGGTTTATGCCAGTTTAGCTACAGTGAAAACGGGAAAAATTTCATCAAGGTTGGCGATGTATTTCAGGCAAAACCCGGAAAATGGATCGGTGCTAAAGTCGGTTTGTACAGCATAAGCACAGCAAAAGCTCCACGCGGCGGATACGCAGATTTTGATTGGTTTAGAATTACAAAAAACTAA
- a CDS encoding rhamnogalacturonan acetylesterase: MSKTIYKIVSFLFIVLLLTACQSQNNAQKGNIKQNKKITHIYLIGDSTMADYTGNYEPGKDYMKVRYPITGWGQVFQPFFVKDSLASLKPAITTDFVAVIDRAHGGRSTRTFFQEGRWRFVYEHLQPNDYVFMQFGHNDGSEKHTERYVNIEGYKEFLRLFVTQTRQKGGNPIILTPVARNYPWKDGKLENVHGEYGQAPIDIAKEMNVPYIDLNKLSMDYFTKKGQDFTTNHYFMNLPENVYEAYPKGQKDNTHFQPEGAKVVASIVYQEFKKLIKTQQK; this comes from the coding sequence ATGTCAAAAACAATATACAAAATAGTTTCATTTTTATTCATTGTTTTGTTGTTGACTGCATGTCAGTCACAAAACAATGCTCAAAAGGGAAATATAAAACAGAATAAAAAAATCACTCATATTTATCTTATCGGAGACTCCACGATGGCAGATTATACGGGAAATTATGAACCCGGAAAAGATTATATGAAAGTCCGTTACCCAATTACAGGTTGGGGACAGGTTTTTCAGCCGTTTTTTGTAAAAGACAGTTTGGCTTCTTTAAAACCTGCAATTACAACAGATTTTGTTGCGGTTATCGACAGAGCGCATGGCGGAAGAAGTACGCGAACTTTTTTTCAGGAAGGAAGATGGAGATTTGTATATGAACATTTGCAGCCGAACGATTATGTTTTTATGCAGTTTGGTCACAATGACGGTTCGGAAAAGCACACAGAACGATATGTAAATATTGAAGGATATAAAGAATTTTTAAGGTTATTTGTAACTCAGACAAGGCAAAAAGGTGGAAATCCAATTATTTTAACTCCAGTTGCAAGAAATTATCCCTGGAAAGACGGAAAACTTGAAAATGTGCACGGAGAATACGGTCAGGCTCCGATTGATATTGCTAAAGAAATGAATGTTCCGTACATCGACTTAAATAAATTGTCAATGGATTATTTTACGAAAAAGGGACAGGATTTCACTACGAATCACTATTTCATGAATCTTCCTGAAAATGTGTATGAAGCCTATCCGAAAGGACAGAAAGATAACACCCATTTCCAGCCGGAAGGAGCAAAAGTTGTAGCCTCAATTGTTTATCAGGAATTTAAAAAATTAATTAAAACTCAACAAAAATAA